A stretch of Spirosoma oryzicola DNA encodes these proteins:
- the thiD gene encoding bifunctional hydroxymethylpyrimidine kinase/phosphomethylpyrimidine kinase, which translates to MKTYTRTLTIAGSDSGGGAGIQADLKTFSALGCYGMSVLTALTAQNTQAVTDILAVPAAFIAEQLKAVLSDIGTDAVKIGMLHTPEVIRQVAETLTEFEVTNIVLDPVMVAKSGDKLLQDEAIDALRSYLLPIASIITPNLPEASVLLGRPVETKSDMYPAAVDLAKLCPGAILVKGGHLDTVESTDLLYISGSEQHQFQTERIPTNNSHGTGCTLSSAIAAGLAKGLSMVEAVGAAKAYLTQALQAGADYRLGHGHGPVHHFYSIWQ; encoded by the coding sequence ATGAAAACTTACACACGTACATTGACCATTGCCGGTTCCGATAGTGGAGGGGGAGCCGGTATCCAGGCCGATCTGAAAACGTTTTCGGCGCTTGGCTGCTACGGCATGTCGGTGCTGACGGCGCTGACAGCTCAAAATACCCAGGCCGTGACGGATATTTTAGCCGTACCAGCTGCCTTCATCGCTGAGCAGTTGAAGGCTGTCCTGAGCGACATTGGTACTGATGCAGTCAAAATAGGCATGTTGCATACGCCGGAAGTGATCAGGCAGGTAGCCGAAACCCTAACCGAATTTGAGGTAACCAATATTGTGCTTGATCCTGTGATGGTGGCAAAAAGTGGGGATAAACTCTTGCAGGACGAAGCCATTGACGCCTTACGAAGCTATTTGCTACCCATTGCTTCGATTATTACACCCAACTTACCCGAGGCAAGTGTGCTGTTAGGCCGACCGGTTGAAACCAAGTCTGATATGTACCCGGCGGCTGTCGATCTGGCGAAACTTTGTCCCGGTGCTATTCTGGTAAAAGGCGGTCACTTGGATACGGTTGAGAGCACGGATCTGCTGTATATTTCCGGGAGCGAACAACACCAGTTCCAAACGGAGCGCATACCCACCAACAACTCACACGGAACGGGTTGTACGCTTTCGTCGGCTATTGCAGCCGGTCTGGCTAAGGGGCTGTCGATGGTTGAGGCTGTAGGTGCAGCTAAGGCTTATCTTACGCAGGCGCTTCAGGCTGGGGCCGACTATCGACTGGGACACGGACATGGGCCAGTTCATCATTTTTACAGCATTTGGCAATAA
- a CDS encoding siderophore-interacting protein, with product MNTRAPRPIILESAQVVHVRDITPHMRRVVVASDGLIGLSGLMPGIHLKILLPQPGQEKPLLPTFDANGQPLPVPDESRPTVRTYTVRSFEPQTGELAIDFVLHGDEGPASAWATHVQIGNYLGVALRPNIAYREADWYLLAGDQTALPAIGAILEQLPATAKGVAFVEIPDETEEQPLEYDADIQLHWLHRNGIEAGKSSLLQEAIFETVIPDAQKQTRFVWVATEVMATKEIRDYLRMKHRLANHELHAAAYWKLGMTEDAYHELRHREAQQ from the coding sequence ATGAACACAAGAGCGCCACGGCCTATTATCCTCGAATCAGCCCAAGTTGTTCACGTCCGCGACATCACTCCGCACATGCGACGGGTTGTGGTAGCCAGCGACGGCCTGATTGGCCTGTCTGGCCTGATGCCCGGCATCCACCTTAAAATCTTACTCCCCCAACCGGGTCAGGAAAAGCCTCTACTGCCAACGTTCGATGCGAATGGGCAGCCTTTACCAGTACCCGACGAAAGCCGCCCGACAGTTCGGACGTATACCGTACGGTCTTTCGAGCCGCAGACAGGTGAGTTAGCGATTGACTTCGTTCTTCACGGCGATGAAGGTCCTGCTTCGGCCTGGGCCACGCACGTTCAGATCGGTAATTACCTGGGTGTAGCCTTGCGACCCAACATTGCTTATCGGGAAGCCGACTGGTATTTACTGGCCGGGGACCAAACCGCCTTACCAGCTATCGGGGCTATTCTGGAGCAATTGCCCGCTACCGCCAAGGGAGTAGCCTTTGTCGAAATTCCCGATGAAACCGAGGAACAACCACTAGAGTATGATGCGGATATTCAATTGCACTGGTTGCACCGAAACGGTATTGAAGCGGGTAAAAGCTCCCTGTTGCAGGAAGCTATTTTCGAAACTGTCATCCCCGATGCGCAAAAGCAAACCCGCTTTGTCTGGGTAGCTACGGAAGTCATGGCGACCAAGGAAATTCGGGATTATCTGCGCATGAAACACCGGTTGGCGAACCACGAGCTACATGCAGCGGCTTACTGGAAACTGGGCATGACCGAAGATGCCTACCATGAACTGCGCCACCGGGAGGCTCAACAATAG
- the tenA gene encoding thiaminase II, protein MTFTDQLWQEIAPVYEAILSHGFVEELMAGSLPSPTFQYYIQQDALYLADFSRALSQLAARSANPDDMLQFTQFAQNAILVERALHETYFSLYAIEPETTKMPACFAYTNYLLATTSLQSIAVGAAAVLPCFWIYRQVGKYIYQQAIRENPYRAWIDTYAGDAFDQSVTQMLRLTDQFAELASPTERANMQEAFRVSSRLEWYFWNDAYTQNRWLV, encoded by the coding sequence ATGACGTTTACGGACCAACTTTGGCAGGAGATCGCTCCTGTGTACGAAGCCATTCTGAGCCACGGTTTTGTGGAAGAGTTAATGGCAGGTAGTCTACCATCGCCCACATTTCAGTATTACATTCAGCAGGATGCGCTTTATCTGGCTGATTTCAGTCGGGCGTTGAGCCAACTGGCCGCTCGCTCCGCAAACCCAGACGATATGCTTCAGTTCACGCAGTTCGCCCAGAATGCAATCCTGGTGGAGCGCGCGTTGCACGAAACGTATTTTTCGCTGTACGCCATTGAGCCGGAGACAACCAAGATGCCGGCTTGTTTTGCTTACACCAATTATTTGCTGGCAACGACATCCTTGCAATCCATTGCCGTAGGGGCAGCCGCTGTACTGCCTTGCTTCTGGATTTATCGGCAGGTAGGCAAGTACATTTACCAGCAGGCCATTCGGGAAAATCCGTACCGCGCCTGGATAGACACCTACGCCGGTGATGCGTTTGATCAGTCGGTGACGCAAATGCTCCGGCTAACCGATCAGTTTGCCGAGCTAGCAAGCCCAACCGAGCGGGCGAACATGCAGGAGGCTTTTCGGGTGTCGAGTCGGTTGGAGTGGTATTTCTGGAACGATGCGTATACCCAAAATCGATGGCTCGTTTGA
- the thiE gene encoding thiamine phosphate synthase: MSPLYLVTDSLIARAAGHTVPFVVEEACRAGVKWVQLREKELSTREFMVVAAEVKRITQHYGAKLIINDRVDVALAVDADGVHVGQDDMPSIMVRSLIGRGKVIGLSVNNLAELQTITDADVDYLGVATVFPTDTKQDTSSLLGLDGLRAICAQTNLPTFAIGGINASTIQQVMQMGVTGAAVVSAICGHPSPYEATCALIQLIDESV, translated from the coding sequence GTGAGCCCGCTGTATCTGGTCACCGACAGCCTGATTGCGCGGGCGGCAGGCCACACGGTACCCTTCGTAGTGGAAGAAGCGTGTCGGGCGGGTGTGAAGTGGGTGCAATTGCGGGAAAAGGAACTGTCAACGCGAGAGTTTATGGTTGTGGCAGCGGAGGTTAAACGCATTACACAGCACTACGGCGCTAAACTGATCATCAATGATCGGGTTGATGTGGCTTTGGCCGTTGATGCTGACGGTGTCCACGTCGGTCAGGACGATATGCCGTCCATAATGGTTCGTTCGCTGATTGGACGGGGAAAGGTGATTGGTTTATCCGTCAATAATTTAGCCGAGTTACAGACGATAACGGATGCCGATGTCGATTACCTGGGCGTCGCAACTGTGTTTCCAACGGATACAAAACAGGACACGTCCAGTTTACTTGGCTTGGACGGGCTGCGGGCAATCTGTGCCCAGACAAACCTGCCGACATTTGCCATCGGTGGTATCAACGCATCCACTATTCAGCAGGTAATGCAAATGGGCGTAACGGGTGCCGCGGTTGTCTCGGCTATCTGTGGCCATCCGTCTCCTTACGAAGCTACCTGCGCGCTTATCCAACTCATTGACGAAAGCGTATGA
- the thiM gene encoding hydroxyethylthiazole kinase, with product MYLSSQSIWADITRIRDQAPLVHSITNFVVMNNTANALLALGASPAMVHAPEEVDDFVAIASALVVNIGTLDATFVAGMKRAMRRAKELGKPIIFDPVGVGATTYRNTVSAELLALAAPDIIRGNASEIMALAGLNAQTKGVDSLYGSDAAVDAGRRLSSVWGSVVVISGETDYIIQGEQTATIDNGHPLMTKVTGMGCTATALAGAFAAVDTDYFQAATQAMAVMGIAGELAALKNPAPGSLQLNFLDALYGLTKSDIVERLKLTIL from the coding sequence ATGTATTTGTCATCACAATCGATCTGGGCCGACATAACGCGAATTCGCGATCAGGCTCCACTTGTCCACAGCATTACCAACTTCGTGGTCATGAACAACACGGCGAATGCCCTGTTAGCGCTGGGTGCTTCGCCCGCGATGGTTCACGCACCGGAAGAAGTAGACGATTTCGTGGCTATCGCGAGTGCGCTGGTCGTTAACATCGGTACGCTGGATGCCACCTTCGTTGCGGGTATGAAACGCGCCATGCGCCGGGCAAAGGAGTTGGGCAAACCTATCATTTTCGATCCCGTCGGTGTTGGCGCTACGACTTACCGTAATACCGTCAGCGCCGAATTGTTAGCGCTGGCTGCGCCCGACATCATTCGTGGTAATGCTTCCGAAATTATGGCACTGGCTGGACTGAACGCGCAGACAAAGGGAGTTGACAGCCTGTACGGGTCCGATGCCGCCGTAGACGCTGGTCGGCGGTTGAGTTCGGTGTGGGGTTCCGTTGTGGTCATCAGTGGAGAAACGGATTATATTATCCAGGGTGAACAGACCGCAACAATTGATAATGGTCACCCACTCATGACCAAGGTAACGGGTATGGGCTGTACCGCTACGGCGCTGGCTGGTGCATTTGCGGCTGTCGACACGGATTATTTTCAGGCCGCTACCCAGGCGATGGCTGTCATGGGAATAGCAGGCGAATTAGCTGCGTTGAAAAATCCGGCACCAGGTAGTTTACAGCTTAACTTTTTGGATGCGCTGTATGGGTTAACAAAATCGGATATTGTCGAACGGCTTAAATTAACCATACTGTGA
- a CDS encoding serine hydrolase domain-containing protein, whose amino-acid sequence MKFLVHCFFTSLSCLTVFFVSCSRPRTGSSVQLEAQLNSLFASAPDFSGVVLIADKGKPVYQKAFGYKSFDTKEPITLSSIFELASVSKQFTAMTIMMLNEQGKLHYDDLIEKYIPGLPYPGITIRHLLNHTSGLPDYQAVMDEHWDKSKVANNGDNITYLIQYHPPRLFEPGEKYTYSNTGYMLLASIAEKASGQDFVEFCRERIFKTVNMTQTDIRTGEDKRKLANMAWGHMYVPEKKRYVRADSFPQFDYSIWLGNRKGPGRVSSTAGDLLKWDRALYANRLVSQQTLTDAFTPAKLNDGTLSPYGFGWNLRQSDKLGKIVWHDGDNPGYKTQIIRYINADKTVIILCNNAHEKLPSMLKTIEALIEE is encoded by the coding sequence ATGAAATTTCTCGTTCACTGCTTCTTTACTTCTTTATCCTGCCTGACCGTATTTTTCGTTTCCTGTAGTCGACCACGAACCGGCTCATCAGTTCAACTGGAAGCGCAACTCAACTCACTTTTTGCCAGTGCTCCTGATTTTAGCGGTGTCGTGCTTATTGCTGACAAAGGAAAACCCGTTTATCAGAAAGCGTTCGGCTACAAGAGTTTTGACACAAAGGAGCCAATCACCCTTTCGTCAATTTTTGAGCTAGCCTCTGTCTCGAAGCAGTTCACGGCTATGACGATTATGATGCTCAACGAACAAGGCAAGCTGCACTATGACGACCTGATCGAAAAATATATTCCGGGATTGCCGTATCCGGGCATCACAATTCGTCATCTGCTGAACCACACATCGGGGTTACCCGATTATCAGGCGGTAATGGACGAGCATTGGGATAAGAGCAAAGTGGCGAACAATGGTGATAACATCACTTACCTGATTCAATACCACCCACCCCGGCTGTTTGAACCGGGCGAAAAATATACCTACAGCAACACTGGTTATATGCTGCTGGCAAGCATTGCTGAAAAAGCGTCAGGGCAGGATTTCGTTGAATTTTGCCGGGAGCGGATTTTTAAGACGGTCAATATGACGCAAACGGATATTCGCACGGGTGAGGACAAACGCAAACTAGCGAACATGGCGTGGGGACATATGTACGTTCCAGAAAAAAAGCGATACGTCCGGGCCGACTCATTCCCGCAGTTCGATTACTCGATTTGGCTAGGAAACCGCAAAGGGCCGGGTCGTGTTAGTTCTACGGCTGGCGACCTTTTGAAATGGGACCGGGCCTTGTACGCTAATCGTCTGGTTAGTCAGCAGACACTAACCGATGCCTTCACCCCGGCTAAATTGAATGATGGGACCTTGTCACCGTATGGCTTTGGCTGGAATCTCAGACAGAGCGATAAACTGGGTAAGATTGTATGGCATGATGGCGACAATCCCGGCTACAAAACGCAGATTATCCGGTACATCAACGCCGACAAAACAGTGATCATCCTTTGTAACAACGCCCACGAAAAGTTGCCAAGTATGCTAAAAACGATAGAGGCTTTGATCGAAGAATAG